One Sulfitobacter sp. M39 genomic window, CGCCGCGGTCGCAAAATTGCCCACCCGCATCCGTCGGATCAACCGACCGGAAGAAAATCGACAGCAACTTGTCCGCAGACACAACCGCCGGATCATACTGGATCTGCGCGGCTTCATAGTGCCCCGTGCCGCCGCCGACCACCTGTTTATAGGTGGGGTTTTTCACGCTTCCGCCCGCAAAACCCGACACGACCTCTTTCACGCCTTTAACGCTTTCAAAGTCCGCTTCAACGCACCAAAAGCAGCCGCCCGCGACCAAAAGCGTCTCTGTTCCGGCGGCTTTTGCGGTTGTCGCCTGTGCTGCAAGGCCCAGACCAATGGCAGCGCTTAACGCGATCATGCGCATGTTTGTGGCAAATCCCATGGGTATTCTCCTTTGTTTTGCCTGACGGTGACCGCAATGTTTGCGCGACGCAACTCAGGTGCCCGTGATGTCACGGCCAAGTGATGTCGATTTCACCCTTGGCCCCGCGGCACGAAGTTCTTAGCGTCAGCCCCAAAGAAGGAGCAATTTGATGCAAACCCACGTCACCACGCACCAAGCCGAAGAAGATGCCCGCAATGAAGATATTTTGATCTATTTAAACGGTCAGATTGTCCCCAAGGCACAGGCTGTGGTCAGCGTCTATGACAGCGGTTTCATGCTGGGCGACGGCATCTGGGAAGGGCTGCGGCTGTATGATGGTACGTGGGCCTTTCTGGACGATCACTTTGACCGTCTGTTCGAGGCGTCCAAAGCCATTGACCTTGACATCGGGATGACGCGCGACGCCCTGATTTCAGCCTTGTTAGAGACGCAAAAAGCCAATGGCATGACCACTGATGCCCACGCGCGCCTGATGATCACCCGGGGGCCAAAAACGCGACCTTTCCAGCACCCGTCGCTGTCGCAATCGGGCCCCACCATCACGATCATTATGGAACACTCGCGCCCGAATATGCCGCGCCCGATCCGGCTGGCCACAGTACCGCATCTGCGTGGGCTGCCAATGACGCAGGACCCAAAGCTGAATAGTCATTCCAAATTGAACTGTATTCTAGCGTGTATTGCGGCGGAAAAAGCGGGTGCTGACGAAGGGCTGATGCTGGATATTAATGGTTTCGTGAATACAACCAACGCCTGTAACTTTTTCATTGTCCGCAAAGGGGAGGTTTGGACCAGCACCGGCGATTACTGCATGAATGGAATCACCCGTCAGAAGGTGATCGATCTATGTCGCGCCAATGATATCCCGTGTTTCGAAAGGAATTATTCATTGGTCGACACCTATGGTGCTGACGAGGCCTTCTTGACCGGCACATTCGGGGCGCAAACACCTGTCGCGATGATCGACGGCCGCCAGATTGGCACGGGCGACATGGGGCCGGTGACCGAAAAGCTGCGCGGTTTGTACAAAGACCTGATCGCAAAGGAATGTGCCTGATGCGTATTGCAATGTGGTCCGGCCCGCGCAATCTGAGCACGGCGATGATGTATAGCTTCGGAAACCGCGCCGATTTCATCGCGATGGATGAACCGTTCTATGCGCCGTATCTTAAGGCCACCGGCGCCGATCATCCGATGAAAGATGAAATTATCGCGGGGCATGAATGCGACCCCTTGAGCGTCGCGGCGCACTGCGCAGAGCCGGGCACGCCGCATCGCTACATGAAACACATGCCTCATCATATGATTGACGGGTTTCCGATGGATTGGGCAGAGGGATGCGTGCATGTCCACCTGATACGCCACCCCGCCCGCGTGATTGCGAGCTATACCGCGAAACGAGAAGCGCCGAATTTTAATGATATCGGCTATGGTCAACAGACCGCGCTGTACGATCAAATCGGTGGTCTGGTCATCGATTCCGCTGATATTCGCGCCGACCCCGAAGGCATGCTGCGCAAGCTGTGTGATGCCATCAACCTGCCCTTCGATCCGGCGATGCTTTCCTGGGCGGCGGGCCCGCGTCCCGAAGATGGCATCTGGGCATCACATTGGTACGGTGCCGTGCACAAAAGCACCGGTTTCGCGGGGGCAGAGGGGCCGTTGCCTAGGCTTGAACCTTCCGCAGATGCGCTGTGTACCGAAGCACTCCCACATTATAAAAAGATGTATGAACAACGGCTTAGATGAAGTTTGGTAAAAATCCTCGATTTATCGAAACTAAATCATCTCATGTTGCGTGATTTATCAGGAAGAACCACGCAACAAGGAGATTTGACATGAAGATGTTTACAGCAACCGCTCTGGCTCTCACGCTCGCCACGGGTACAGCCTTCGCCGCCGCACACAGCAACGCGATGGTCGAAGCGATGGATCAAGATGTATCCAACGGTGTGGTCAGTGCCGACAAGGTGATGGCAACTGAAAACGGCTGGATGGTCGTTCACCGTACAGATGCCGAGATGAAACCCGGCCCCGTTGTCGGCTACGCGCCTCTGCGTGCTGGTGAAAACGTCGACGTTGCCGCCATTCTGCAAGAAGAAGTGAAATCCGGCGATATGTTGATGCTCATGGTCCACTCCGAAGAGGGCGGCATGAAAACCGGCGGCTTTGAATACACATTAGGTGCCAAGGAAGACGGCCCGATCAAGCCAGACGGTAAATTGGTGATGACGGTTATTACTGCAGAGTAAACCGTTCTAACCCAATAGAAGGCCCGGACAGAATATCCCCCTGTCCGGGCCTTTTTTGTTTACCCTTTTAGGCGTTTATCGCGTGCGGCCAAGAGCTTGAGACGCAGCGCGTTCAGCTGAATGAAGCCCGCCGCGTCTTTTTGATCATAGGCACCAGCGTCATCTTCAAATGTCACGTGGGCTTCGGAATACAGCGAGTGATCCGACCAACGGCCGACTGTACGCACATGGCCTTTGTACAATTTTAGTCGAACTGTACCGGTTACATGGGTTTGCGAGGCATCAATCGCCGCTTGCAGCATGGTGCGCTCGGGGCTGTACCAGAAACCGTTATAGATCAGCTCCGCATAGCGCGGCATCAGCTCGTCCTTCAGGTGCATCGCGCCACGGTCCAGGGTGATCGATTCGATCCCGCGGTGTGCTTCAAGCAACAAGGTGCCGCCCGGCGTTTCGTAAATACCGCGGGATTTCATCCCGACAAAACGACCCTCGACAAGGTCAAGGCGCCCGCAACCATGTTTGCCGCCAAGTTCGTTCAGCTTAGCCAGAAGTGTCGCGGGCGACATGGCTTCGCCGTTGATGCTTACGGCATCGCCACGTTCAAACCCGATCTCTACATACTCGGGCGTATCTGGCGCTTGCTCTGGCGAGACCGTGCGCTGGTACACATAGTCGGGCGCGTCCACGGCCGGATCCTCCAGCACTTTGCCTTCCGAAGAGGTGTGCAGCAGGTTCGCATCCACGCTAAACGGCGCTTCGCCGCGTTTGTCCTTCGCCACGGGGATCTGATGTTTTTCGGCAAATTCGATCAATTTTGTCCGGCTGGACAGGTCCCATTCCCGCCATGGCGCAATCACCTTGATGTCGGGGTTCAGCGCATAGGCCGCCAATTCGAAGCGAACCTGATCGTTACCTTTGCCAGTCGCGCCATGCGCAACGGCGTCGGCACCGGTTTCGGCGGCGATTTCAACAAGGCGCTTGGAAATCAGAGGGCGCGCGATAGAGGTGCCCAGCAGATATAGGCCTTCGTAGACCGCATTGGCGCGGAACATTGGGAAGACGAAATCGCGCACGAATTCTTCACGCACGTCTTCCACGTAAATCTCGGATGCGCCCATCATTTCAGCTTTGGCGCGGGCGGGCTCAAGCTCTTCGCCTTGGCCGAGGTCAGCGGTAAAGGTAACCACCTCGCAGCCATATTCGGTTTGCAGCCATTTCAGGATGATCGAGGTATCAAGCCCACCAGAATAGGCGAGCACAACTTTTTTGGGCGCGGACATGATGTTTCCTTTTCGGTTTGCACCGCGAAGTACCTGTTTTTCAAGGCGTGAGCAAGATTGAAGGCTGCGTTGACCGCGTCAGCAGGGAATCGTATCGACAAGTATTCAACGGGAAGGTCGATGAGATGACAGATATGTTTAAAACTGCAGCACGCAGCGCAGCGCAACAGATGCGAGAGGTGTTTCCCGCCACCCCCTTGATGCGCAACGAACATCTGTCAGAAAAATATGGCGCTGACATATGGTTGAAACGCGAAGACCTAAGCCCCGTTAGATCATATAAGTTGCGCGGAGCGTTCAACGCGATGCGCAAAGTGATCCCCGAGAAGTCTGTTTTCGTTTGCGCAAGCGCGGGCAACCACGCCCAAGGTGTTGCATTTATGTGCAGTCATTTCGGTGTGAAAGGGGTGATTTTCATGCCCGTCACGACCCCTCAACAGAAAATTCAGAAAACCAAGATGTTCGGTGGGCTTCAGGTCGAGGTTCGCTTGATCGGCGATTACTTTGACAAAACACTCGCCGCGGCGCAGCAGTATTGCGTGGAAGAGGGTGCGCATTTTCTTTCTCCTTTCGATGATGAAGATGTCATTGAGGGTCAAGCCTCCGTTGCGGTTGAAATAGAGGAGCAGCTAGGGCGCGTGCCCGACCACATTCTGCTTCCCGTTGGTGGCGGCGGTCTTTCGTCCGGCGTTTACAGCTATTTTCAAAATGCGTGCCGGTATAGCTTTGTTGAACCTGAAGGGGCCCCTAGTTTGGCCAAAGCTTTGGCGGCGGGTGCACCGGTGGATGTGTCTCCTATCAATAGTTTCGTCGATGGGGCCGCGGTCGCAAAAATTGGCCAACGTAACTTCGCACGGCTGGATCGTGTCGCAGAGAGTGATGTGATCCATCTGGCCGAAGACCGCATCTGCGTCACGATCATCGAAATGCTGAATGTTGAAGGCATCGTGTTAGAACCTGCTGGTGCCCTTTCTATTGAGGCGCTGGGAGAAGTAGCTGACCAGATCAAGGGCAAGACCGTTGTATGCGTAGCATCCGGCGGAAACTTCGATTTTGAGCGTCTGCCAGAGGTGAAAGAGCGGGCGCAGCGGTACTCCGGCGTCAAAAAATATTTTATTCTGCGGATGCCGCAGCGCCCTGGTGCACTGAAAGAGTTCTTGAGCATTCTCGGCCCGGACGATGACATCTGTCGGTTTGAATACCTGAAGAAGTCTGCGCGAAACTTCGGTTCCGTTCTGATCGGAATTGAAACACGCAGCCCTGACAGTTTTGGGCGGTTCTTGGCGCAACTTAAAGACGCAGGATTTACCTATACGGACATTACGAATGACGAAACCTTGGCTCAATTTGTTCTATAGGCGCACTGCAGGTCTCCGTGTTTGATAGGAAATGTTCTTTCGATTTCTCATAGCTGGTCATTATCTCCTTCCGAATAGATGTGATTTGATGGCTGCCGGTAAAATTGCGTTCGACCTGCGCGCATCGTTCTGACAATTCGACAAACCCCACGCTTAATGCGCTGCCCTTCACGAAATGAAGTATATCGCGAAACTGATCGGTCGTTACGCCGGTCGTTAGTTGGGCAATGGCTTCTTCCACCTCCTTAAAAAACACGCGCATAATTGTGCTGAAGTCGTTGCGCCCTACAGCGGTTTGCAAGGTCGCGACCTGCTCCCAGTCAATCACTGATTCGCCTCCTTCTCCGGTCACTCTGGGGCAAAAATCTTAACAAAGCGTGCAGGGTGATCATCACTTTAAAACTTTTGGGCTTCACCGAATCTTAATCTGTCGTTGGCTAGGCTCGGGGTGAAGTTGTCGAAAGCTTGTGTATGTTGCAAAACAAGATTGAAAAAATAGCCCGACCAAACACGCCGCAGCGGTTTCGCGCGATCAAAACAGCTATGGTTGTCGACGATAGCGCGCTGCAACGGCGAATCTTGATGGCGACGTTGTCGCGATGGGGATTCGATGTGCAGGAAGCGGCCTCTGCTGAAGAGGCATTGGCGGTCTGCGAACAAACGCTTCCGGATCTGATCATCAGCGATTGGATTATGCCCGGTATGTCGGGGCTGCAATTTTGCGAGGCGTTTCGCAAACTTTCGAAGGGTAGCTACGGGTACTTCATTTTACTGACGGCAAAATCTGATAAATCCGAGGTGGTTAAAGGGTTGGACAGCGGTGCGGACGATTTTGTCAGCAAGCCAGTCAACGTTGACGAGCTACGCGCGCGGATTATGGCGGGCGAACGCATTTTGACGATGCAGCGTGAATTATCGTCGAAAAACCGTGTCATTAGTGAAGCTTTGGACGCGTTGCAAAACGTACATGACGCATTGGATCGGGACCTAGACGAAGCGCGAAAATTTCAGAAATCCCTTTTGCAGGAACCATACTGCGCCTTCGATGCGGGTGCCGTGTCTTTGATGCTCAGGTCCAGCGGGCATGTAGGGGGCGATCTGGTGGGATATTTCACAGCGGGAAATAGCATCGGGATCTACGGGCTAGATGTGTCCGGTCACGGGGTGAGCTCGGCCCTGATGGCCGCCCGATTGGCCGGTATATTTTCCGCCGTCGCACCGGAGCAAAACCTGGCATTGGCACGCCAATCTGACGGGACATATAAAATGCGCCCGCCCGACCAAGTAATCGCCGAACTGAACAGCCTAGTGCTCTCTGACATGGAATCGGAGCAGTATTTCACGCTTTTTCTGGCGGAAATTGAACTTGATACCGGCAGGATCAGGGCAACCCAGGCCGGCCACCCGCACCCCTTCATTCAGCGACGCAACCGAGGGTTGGAAAACTTTGGGAGAGGCGGGCTTCCCGTAGGGCTGATCTCCGATGCGCAATATGAAACGGTCGCGGGCCAGCTTTACCCTGGCGACCGTCTGATCGTGCTTTCCGACGGGGTGACGGAATGTCCTGACCCGATTGGGCAAATGCTGGACGATAATGGTTTAAATCAGGTTCTACATGATCTGCACCCCATCAGGGGGCCGCTTTTCTTTGACGCGCTCACGTCGCGCCTAGAAGATCATGCGGGGACGGCTGACTTTCCTGATGATGTTTCCGGCATCTGCTTCGAATTTCAGGACCTTGTCGCCAGAAACCGTTCAAGAAAGTGCCGATCCCCATCGTTGCCTAGCACCGAAACGGCCTCTTCCCCCGACAGAACAACTGTTGCGTGGTCAGGCTCTATCGGGGGCGCAATATGACGGACGGGATGGGCGACATAGACATGGCAAATTTTCTCGGCCCAGATGTCATAATCCGGCATATAGACGTATCGCCGGAATGCACCCAATCGGCGGGGGCGCGCAATGGTCCAGCCAATCTCTTCCATCACCTCGCGGTGGAGCGTTTGGAGAGGCGATTCACCGGGGTCAATGCCACCGCCTGGCAACTGAATATCAACATGTGGCCTAAGCTGGGCGGTCATCAAAAAGCGGCCCTTGAGGGGCAAAATCGCATAGGCTCCGGGACGCGACGTGTATGTTTTTCCCGGAATGGGCGGTTCCCCAACGCGTCGCATCATATGACTCCCCCTTTTCGCACCGCTTGTTGCCCTTATATAGACGCGGTATGCCAACCGTCTGCCGGTAAGGAAAGTCAAATGACCCAAGGAAACAAAATCGCGTGGGACGACACCGTTCTACCCTTTCAACTCGATGCCTCTGATATTCGGGGGCGCGTCGCGCGTCTGGATGGCGTGCTGGAAGGGATTTTGCGTCAGCATGACTATCCCGAAAAGGTAGAAGCGTTGGTCGCCGAAATGGCTTTGCTCACGGCGCTGATCGGGCAAACCATTAAGCTGCGTTGGAAATTGCAACTACAGGTCCAATCCAAAGGGCCCGTGCGCATGATTGCGACAGACTACTACGGGCCGACGGATGATGGTGAACCCGCGCGCATCCGCGCTTACGCCAGCTATGATGCCGACCGGATCACCGATGGGCCGGCCTTTGATCAGGTGGGCGAGGGGTATTTCGCCATTATGATCGATCAGGGCAACGGTATGACCCCTTATCAAGGGATTACGCCGCTTACGGGTAAATCGCTGTCCGAATGTGCAGAGGCGTATTTCGCGCAGTCCGAACAGCTGCCCACACGGTTTGAGCTGAGCTTTGGCAAATCCACCTCCCCGGGGGAGGATGAGCATTGGCGCGCCGGCGGTGTTATGCTGCAACATATGCCCAAAGCTTCGCCCTTTGCCGCGCAAGGGGAAGGCAGCGGCGAGGTGCTGCAAGCCACTGATCTGGTTGACGGTGAAGAGGGGGATAACTGGCGCCGCGTCAACGTCTTGCTGGATACGGTAGACGCGCTTGAACTGATTGGGCCGAACCTGCCGCCAACAGATCTTTTGAAACGTCTGTTTCACGAGGAGACGCCGCGAGTATTCGACGCGCAGGCGGTCCGCTTTGGCTGCACCTGCTCCGAAGACCGCGTGCGGCAAAGCCTGTCGATCTATTCGGCGGGGGATATCGAAACGATGACGACAGACGACGGCCGCGTCACGGCCGACTGCCAGTTCTGTGGCGCGCATTATGATTTGGACCCGAAAACGGTCGGGTTTGACGCAGAAGATAACAGTGGCAAGTGATCAGCTCGCCCATTTTCGGAAGGCGCTGGCGCAAACTGGTGTCACGTCTTCCGATTTTGACCTAAACAAAGGGTCTACGCCACCGGCGAACCGGACATTGCGGCCAGCTGGCGTTTTGGCCCCGATTGTTGAACGGGACGGTCGGTTGGAACTTATCCTGACCAAACGGTCGTCCGCGCTAAAGCACCATCCGGGGCAAATCGCATTCCCGGGTGGCAAGCAGGATGGCGGTGATGCGGATGTTGTTGCGGCAGCCTTGCGCGAGGCGCGAGAAGAAATCGGCCTTCCCTCGGATTTGGTCGACGTTTTGGGTACGCTGCCCGCACATGAGACAGTTACCAATTTTCTGGTGACGCCCGTCATTGCCTTTGTGAAGAAAGACTTCGAAATTATCCCCGAGCCCGGCGAGGTTGAGGAAGTCTTTACCGTTCCACTTGACCATGTGCTCAACGCGGAAAACTACGTGGTTCAGTCGCGCCGGTGGCAGGGGCAGCGGCGGTATTATTACACGGTCCCTTACGGTCCCTATTACATTTGGGGGGCAACCGCGCGTATGTTGCGGGCATGGACAGAACGTATGATGTGACCCTTCCCGCCAGCACGCGCTGGCTTTCCGACCCCGATGCCCAAGCCGTATGCGATGCGGTGACGGACGGTGGGCATGCAATCTATTTTGTCGGGGGCTGTGTGCGGAACGCGCTTTTGGGCTTGGCGGATAGCGATGTCGACATGTCGACCAATGCACTGCCCGAACGCGTCATGGCCCTCGCGACGCGCGCTGGGCTGAAAGCCGTACCGACGGGCGTGGAACATGGAACTGTCACCGTGGTCAGCGGCGGTAAGGGGTTCGAGGTGACGACCTTCCGCCGGGATGTGGAAACGGACGGGCGACGCGCGGTTGTCGCTTTTTCGGACAGTATCCTCGACGATGCGTTGCGCCGTGATTTTACGATGAACGCGCTTTACGCGGATGCGCAGGGGCGGGTGATCGACCCGCTTGAAGGTCTTGTTGATTTGCGCGCGCGGCGGGTGAGGTTTATCGAGGATGCCGCCCAACGTATCCGCGAAGATTACCTGCGCACGTTGCGCTATTTCCGGTTTTGCGCGTGGTATGCGGACCCGGTCGAGGGTTTCGATCCGGAGGCTTTGGCCGCGATTGCAGCGCATACCGACGGGTTGGAAAGCCTGTCGGCGGAGCGGATCGGGGCAGAGCTTACGAAGCTGTTAACAGCGCCAGACCCTGCGCCAGCGGTCGCGGCGATGCGCCAAACCGGCGTTCTGGGGACCATTCTGCCGGGGAGCGATGACCGCTGGCTTGGGATGGTTGTGCATTTCGAACAGCTGTTGCTGATGCCTGTGGACTGGCGCACGCGGCTGGCAGCGCTTGGCGGAGAGGGTATCGATCAGCGCCTGAGGTTGAGCAAGGCAGACGCGAAACATCTGCATCGGCTGAAAGAGGCGGCATATGGTGCGCAATCCATCGTCGCGATTGCCCATACCGACGGCGGTGATATGGCGCGCGCGGTTGTTGTGCTGCGCGCCTGCCTGTCTGAAACGCCACCCGACGCGGCTGTGCTTGATATTATCGCGCAGGCCGAAGCTGCCGTATTTCCCGTGCAAGCCGCTGATTTGATGCCGGAATATACCGGCCCTGCTTTGGGCAGGCGGCTGGCCGAGCTTAAGGCGCTCTGGATCGCTTCGGGGTTTGCGGCGACGCGCGACAGTTTGTTGGACACGCCAGAAAGCTGACACAACCTGTGGTCTTTTCGGCGCGGCTCTTTCTATAGTGGCGGCGAACACGCGCCCCACAGGTGAATTATGTTTCGATTTTTCGAAAATCTTGTCGATCCCTATGCGGACTACGACGAGCAAGACACGCCGCCCACGCGATTGTGGCCCTTTTTCCGGAACTACAGCGCGCCGTTCAAAACGGTGTTCTGGGTCACGGGTGTGCTTTCCGTTGTAGTTGCGGCGATCGAGATCGGCTTGATCTACTATATGGGCCGGCTTGTCGATCTGATGGACGGCAGCCCGGCCGAGGTATGGCGCAGCTATGGGGCGGAGTTTATCGTCGTCGCGCTGCTTATCCTGATCGCGCGTCCTGCTGTGCAGGCGGTTCATGTGTTACTTCTGAACAACGCTGTGTTGCCAAATTACGGCACACTTTTCCGTTGGCGCGGACACCGGCAGGTGTTGCGGCAATCGGTCGGCTGGTTCGAGGATGACTTTGCCGGGCGCATCGCCAACCGCATCATGCAAACGCCCCCCGCAGCGGGGGAGGTCGTGTTTCAGGTCTTTGACGCGATTTCATATGCACTGGCCTATCTCATCGGCGCTGCGATTTTGTTAACCACATCGGACTGGCAGCTGCTGATCCCCTTGGTCGCATGGTTCGCGCTTTATGCTGTGCTGACCCAGTGGACGATCAAGCGCGTGGCGGTTGCGTCGCAGGCGGCGTCGGATGCGCGGTCCGAGGTGACGGGGCGCGTGGTCGACAGTTACAGCAATATTCATTCGGTCAAGATGTTCGCCCACCATGACCGCGAGATTGAATATGCCAAGGGTGCGATCGAGAATGCGCGCGTCACCTTTCAAAAGGAAATGCGGATATTCACCATCATGGATATCTGTCTGGTCAGCTTGAACGGTTTGTTAATCGTCGGGGTCGTAGGCTGGGCGTTCTATCTGTGGTCAACCGGCAACGCGACGGTGGGCGTGGTGACGGCCGCGACGGCGCTGACGCTGCGGTTGAACTCCATGACCGCCTGGATCATGTGGGCGCTTTCGACGTTCTTCCAGCAGCTTGGCGTTGTGGCCGAGGGGCTTGAAACGATTGCGCAGCCGATCACCCTGGTTGACGATAGCGATGCCAAGCCGCTGGCCCTGACCGACGGGCAGGTGGAGATGCGCGGGCTCACCCATCATTACGGCCGTGGTTCGGGCGGGTTGGATCACGTGGATATCACCGTGCAGCCGGGGGAAAAGATCGGCCTGATCGGGCGGTCGGGCGCGGGTAAATCGACCTTGGTCAAGCTGCTGCTGCGGTTTTACGACCCCGAAGGCGGACGTATTCTGATTGACGGGCAGGATATCACCACCGTCCGGCAGGACAGCCTGCGACAGGCCATCGGGATGGTGCAGCAGGACAATGCCCTGCTGCATCGGTCGATCCGCGAAAATATCCTCTACGGTCGTCCCACCGCGTCGGAGGCAGAGGTGATCGCCGCCGCAAAACAGGCGCAAGCGCATGATTTTATTCAGGAGTTGAACGATCAGGGCGGGCGGTCCGGCTATGACGCGCAGGTTGGCGAGCGGGGGGTGAAGCTGTCGGGCGGGCAGCGGCAACGCATTGCGCTGGCACGGGTCATCCTCAAGAACGCGCCGATCCTATTGCTGGACGAAGCGACGAGCGCGCTTGATAGCGAGGTAGAAGCCGCGATCCAGCAGACCCTGTACGGCATGATGGAGGGCAAGACCGTCATCGCCATCGCGCATCGCCTGTCCACCATCGCTGAAATGGACCGTATTCTGGTCATGGACGGGGGCCGTATCGTCGAAGAAGGCACGCATGAGGTGCTTTTGGGACAAGGCGGGCTATATGCAGATTTCTGGAACCGGCAATCCGGCGGGTTCCTTCGCACAGAAGAGCCGACATCGTAATGCCTTTTACATGGATCGACCCGTTTTCCCCCGCCAAGACAGAGCCGCCGCGCCGTCTGGGGGCCTTTTTTCGTTGGGCGCTGAAGGGCAGCGGCCCTGCGCTTGGCGTTGCGGGGGTGCTGTCAGTTTTCGCCGGCGTGATAGAGGTGATGGCCGCCCTGGTTCTTGGGTGGGTTGTGGATGCGGCGCTTGCCGCCGACGCGGGGGCTGTATTCTCGGATCATACGGGGCTGCTCTTGGCGGGGCTGGCGTTCTTTTTGCTGCTGCGTCCGGCGCTGTTTGGCGTCAGTTCGTATATGCAGTCGATCGTGGTCGCGCCGAATGTGTTCAACCTCGTGCTGTCGCGCTTGCATCGCTACACGTTGGGGCAGGCGGTCACGTTTTTTGACAATGATTTCGCGGGCCGGATTTCGCAGAAGGAAATGCAGACCAGCCGCGCGCTGACCGATGTCGTGACCGAGGTGCTGCATACGGTGTTGTTCGCCGCCGCGTCCTTTGTCGGCGCGGTGATGCTGCTTGGCACGGTGGATTGGCGCATCGCTGCGGGGCTGGTGCTTTGGATGGTCGGCTATGTCTTCCTGATCCGCCACTTCATGCCGCGAGTCCGCAAACATTCCAAAGCGCGGGCAGGGGCGCGCGCAATGGTGACGGGGCAGGTGGTCGATACGATCACCAACATCAAAACCGTCAAGCTCTTCGCCCATGCCGATCACGAGGACCGCGCCGCCTTGGGGGCGATGCGCAAGTTTCTGGACACGAGCCTCGATTTCGGGCGGGTGAGCGTCTCTTTCCGGTTCTGGCTGATGACGATCGCGGGGTTTTTGCCGGTGCTGCTGGTGGGCGGCGCGCTTTGGTATTGGTCGTTGGGTCTGGTGACGGCGGGCGATATTGCGGCGACGGGGGCGGTGTCGCTTCGGCTGGCGCAAATGACCGGCTGGGTCAGTTTCACGCTGATGGCGCTTTATGCGAATGTGGGCGAGGTTGAAGACGGGATGCGC contains:
- a CDS encoding DUF7282 domain-containing protein, producing the protein MKMFTATALALTLATGTAFAAAHSNAMVEAMDQDVSNGVVSADKVMATENGWMVVHRTDAEMKPGPVVGYAPLRAGENVDVAAILQEEVKSGDMLMLMVHSEEGGMKTGGFEYTLGAKEDGPIKPDGKLVMTVITAE
- the ilvA gene encoding threonine ammonia-lyase IlvA, with amino-acid sequence MTDMFKTAARSAAQQMREVFPATPLMRNEHLSEKYGADIWLKREDLSPVRSYKLRGAFNAMRKVIPEKSVFVCASAGNHAQGVAFMCSHFGVKGVIFMPVTTPQQKIQKTKMFGGLQVEVRLIGDYFDKTLAAAQQYCVEEGAHFLSPFDDEDVIEGQASVAVEIEEQLGRVPDHILLPVGGGGLSSGVYSYFQNACRYSFVEPEGAPSLAKALAAGAPVDVSPINSFVDGAAVAKIGQRNFARLDRVAESDVIHLAEDRICVTIIEMLNVEGIVLEPAGALSIEALGEVADQIKGKTVVCVASGGNFDFERLPEVKERAQRYSGVKKYFILRMPQRPGALKEFLSILGPDDDICRFEYLKKSARNFGSVLIGIETRSPDSFGRFLAQLKDAGFTYTDITNDETLAQFVL
- the hslO gene encoding Hsp33 family molecular chaperone HslO encodes the protein MTQGNKIAWDDTVLPFQLDASDIRGRVARLDGVLEGILRQHDYPEKVEALVAEMALLTALIGQTIKLRWKLQLQVQSKGPVRMIATDYYGPTDDGEPARIRAYASYDADRITDGPAFDQVGEGYFAIMIDQGNGMTPYQGITPLTGKSLSECAEAYFAQSEQLPTRFELSFGKSTSPGEDEHWRAGGVMLQHMPKASPFAAQGEGSGEVLQATDLVDGEEGDNWRRVNVLLDTVDALELIGPNLPPTDLLKRLFHEETPRVFDAQAVRFGCTCSEDRVRQSLSIYSAGDIETMTTDDGRVTADCQFCGAHYDLDPKTVGFDAEDNSGK
- a CDS encoding argininosuccinate synthase, encoding MSAPKKVVLAYSGGLDTSIILKWLQTEYGCEVVTFTADLGQGEELEPARAKAEMMGASEIYVEDVREEFVRDFVFPMFRANAVYEGLYLLGTSIARPLISKRLVEIAAETGADAVAHGATGKGNDQVRFELAAYALNPDIKVIAPWREWDLSSRTKLIEFAEKHQIPVAKDKRGEAPFSVDANLLHTSSEGKVLEDPAVDAPDYVYQRTVSPEQAPDTPEYVEIGFERGDAVSINGEAMSPATLLAKLNELGGKHGCGRLDLVEGRFVGMKSRGIYETPGGTLLLEAHRGIESITLDRGAMHLKDELMPRYAELIYNGFWYSPERTMLQAAIDASQTHVTGTVRLKLYKGHVRTVGRWSDHSLYSEAHVTFEDDAGAYDQKDAAGFIQLNALRLKLLAARDKRLKG
- the msrA gene encoding peptide-methionine (S)-S-oxide reductase MsrA — encoded protein: MGFATNMRMIALSAAIGLGLAAQATTAKAAGTETLLVAGGCFWCVEADFESVKGVKEVVSGFAGGSVKNPTYKQVVGGGTGHYEAAQIQYDPAVVSADKLLSIFFRSVDPTDAGGQFCDRGDSYRTAIFVDDNGQKAAAEKAKADAQAALGKTVVTPILGKAAFYPADAYHQDYYKSDERLAFTSVGLGVKKSVAYKRYRNGCGRDQRVKQLWGSAAPFAK
- a CDS encoding Hpt domain-containing protein, which codes for MIDWEQVATLQTAVGRNDFSTIMRVFFKEVEEAIAQLTTGVTTDQFRDILHFVKGSALSVGFVELSERCAQVERNFTGSHQITSIRKEIMTSYEKSKEHFLSNTETCSAPIEQIEPRFRHS
- a CDS encoding NUDIX hydrolase; translated protein: MMRRVGEPPIPGKTYTSRPGAYAILPLKGRFLMTAQLRPHVDIQLPGGGIDPGESPLQTLHREVMEEIGWTIARPRRLGAFRRYVYMPDYDIWAEKICHVYVAHPVRHIAPPIEPDHATVVLSGEEAVSVLGNDGDRHFLERFLATRS
- a CDS encoding sulfotransferase, whose protein sequence is MRIAMWSGPRNLSTAMMYSFGNRADFIAMDEPFYAPYLKATGADHPMKDEIIAGHECDPLSVAAHCAEPGTPHRYMKHMPHHMIDGFPMDWAEGCVHVHLIRHPARVIASYTAKREAPNFNDIGYGQQTALYDQIGGLVIDSADIRADPEGMLRKLCDAINLPFDPAMLSWAAGPRPEDGIWASHWYGAVHKSTGFAGAEGPLPRLEPSADALCTEALPHYKKMYEQRLR
- a CDS encoding D-amino acid aminotransferase → MQTHVTTHQAEEDARNEDILIYLNGQIVPKAQAVVSVYDSGFMLGDGIWEGLRLYDGTWAFLDDHFDRLFEASKAIDLDIGMTRDALISALLETQKANGMTTDAHARLMITRGPKTRPFQHPSLSQSGPTITIIMEHSRPNMPRPIRLATVPHLRGLPMTQDPKLNSHSKLNCILACIAAEKAGADEGLMLDINGFVNTTNACNFFIVRKGEVWTSTGDYCMNGITRQKVIDLCRANDIPCFERNYSLVDTYGADEAFLTGTFGAQTPVAMIDGRQIGTGDMGPVTEKLRGLYKDLIAKECA